TCGGTACACGAAGTGGTTACGGCTGTGGAACGTTCCCGGTCGAGGTGTCTCATGGTCATTTTTGGTACACGGAAAGATTTGACCTGACAATTAGAATGAACCCATGACAAGTGCGAGTGTAAAACTAACCCCGCAGGGAAGAGTGTCAATCGTCTCCCAGCTGCGGCACGAACTCGGCTGGGGGCCGGAAACGGATCTGGTCGAGTACAGCGAAGGAAGCAGAGTCATCATAGAGCCACGCGCTGACATGGTGCGACGCATCCAGGACATGGCACTCGGTGCACGAACGGAATCGGACTCGGTGGTCGACGATCTGCTCGCCACCCGCCGTTCCGAGGCGGCGGTCGAGCTCCACGAGATCGAGGGCGGGCACTGATGGTCGTCCTCGACGCGTCGGCGCTGTTGGCGCTGACCTACCGTGAAGACGGCCACGAACACGTGACGGAGCAGTTGGCCGCAGGCGCCGTGATCTCGGCGGTGAATTGGTCGGAGGTCTCGCAAAAGCTCACAGTACAGAGCGGGGACGCCGAGCGGATCGGCGAGATGCTCGTGGCCACGGGACTGCGGATCGAACCGTTCGGCGCCGACGACGCGCGCAGGGCAGCGCGGTTGTACCCGCACACACGAGCGGCTGGACTGAGTTTGGGAGATCGTTCCTGTCTGGCTCTTGCCGCCCGCTTCGGCCGTGCGGCGCTCACCGCCGACCTTGCCTGGAAAACAATCGACGGCCTCGTCCTGGACGAGGAACTCATCCAGGTCGACCTCATCCGCGGTTGACCACGATCCGGACTTTCGCCCGGCTCCGCACGTGGTCGTTCCCCGTCACCCTGCTCCGTCCGAGCGCGCTCCGTTTCATCGCCCGGTGTCCGAGAGGTCTGCCCGGTTCGCCCCGGCTCCCCGCCTGATCCGACTAACCGTCCTGATCCCGCTGCTCGGCCTGCTGCTGGTTCGCCCGACGCTGTGCCTCGCGGTAGCCGTAAGCGGCGCGACGCACCGTGGCGTCGTCCTCCAGGCCGGATCCCAGCGCCCCAGCCGTAACTCCCATCGAAGTGACCAACCACGTCAACCCCAGGTAGTTGCTGATTCCGGCCGTGCCGCCGAGCGTACTGCTCAGCAGTTCGGGGTCGATCAGGAACAGACTCGCCGCCAGATTGAAGGCGAACAACACCACGTACAGGCATCCGACACCAATCATGATCGTCAGAATGGTGGAGGAGTTGTACAGCATCCGCTGTTCCCGGTCGGCGGTGTAGCGCGGTTTCTCCCACAGGCTGTGTGTGATTATCAGCCACCCCGTCATCACAGTCACCGACACCACCAGGACCACACCTCGACGCCACGGACCGAGCATGTCCGCCATCTGCCAGATGGTGCTCGACGTCAGCATGAAAATGGAGGTGCCCAGCGCGGCGGCCAGGGCTCCGGACATTCCCAACACCAGCCGCCACGGCGTGTTACTGCGAACCATCCCGGACAGCAGGCGGAGTTTGCCGCGCCGTCTCGTGGAGCGGTACCGCACCGCGATGGCCTCGCTGTCGGCCCCCTCACGCCGGATCGGACCCAGCAACTCGGTCGTTCCGCTCTGCAGCCCGCTGTCGGTTCTTTCCGAGCCGTTCAACTCGCCGAGCACACTGATCAGCAGTTGCCTGGCCCGGCGTTGCGGTTGGAGCCCGCCGAGGGAGGGCAGCGAAATCACTCCGACCCGCTCGTGCTCCGAGCCGATGTCGGCCAGTACCGGATGCCCCGACTTGCGCAGCGGCAGATCGGTCACCGCTACCGCGTAGTCCCAGCCGTGCAGCTTACGCTGCCGTTCGGTCGCGTCTAGGATCTCCTTGCCGCTGCTGCGGCCCGCCGCGACCGGGTCGCGTACCACATCGACCGACCACTCGGACTCCTCGTCGAACTGTTCATCCAGGAGCCCCGGCAGATCCCCGCCCAGCGACCCGGCGATGTGACTAGGGAAGTCCGGATCGCTGACCAACCCCAGTGATGCCACTGCATATTCCTTCCCGGTGATGATGAGAGTTCCTCGGCTCGCTTTTCGTAGCTGCTCGCTCGGCGGAACCTCGCGCACGGCTCATGAGCGGGTGCCCCGACATCGGGTAGCGATCTACACAACGTCGGGGCCGTCCTCGCGAGAGCCGCACGGGAGAACACGCTGCGGTGCCGATGGCGAGGGCGGTGGGAGTTCGGACCTCGGAAGTTCGGCCCGCGGGAGTGCTGGGAGTGCTGCACCGGGGACACCCGCTGCGACCCGCATGGCCGCGTCCCTACAGCGGTCCCGGCGGCGTCAATTTCGCGAGAAATTGGCGTCACCGGGTGAGGACCGCCGCGCGTGCCGGTTACGCGACCGCGGACCACGGCTGTTCGCGTCGCTCAGTCGTGTTCGATGCCCTTGCCGGTCGTAGACCGGGTACCGTGCGCGGTCGGCCGTCCCTTGCCGCGGGGTGGCTCCGGGGTCACCTCCGAACTCGAACGGCTGTGGCCCGGCACGTCGGAGGGCTCCTCCTCGGGCCCCGGAGTGGGCTCCGCGCCCTGCCGCAGCTCGTTCAGCCTGCCGGTCAGCTGCTCGATCACCGGAACACGAGCCGCGTGTGCCCGCTCGTGCTCCAGCAGGGTGTTCAGCTCGTCCTCGGTCAGGGAGCGGATGCGATGTCCCAGGGTGGAGAGCGGCATCTCGTCGTAGTCCGGTATCGGTAGTCGTGCCGTCACTGGATCTCCTTCCCGCACGCTCGTGCGGCCGGATCGGGGGTACGTGTTCATGCGGGTACGACCGGTGCCACCCAACCGTCGTCGGCGGTGGTCCAGTCCGCGCTGCGCGACCAGCCCGCGGCGAGCAGCTCGTCGTCGGCCTCTACCGGTCCCGAGACCGTCGGTGGCAGTTCCAGCTCGGTCACCTCGGCTCCCCGGTCGTCGCGCACCGTCAGGACGGGGTTGTCGTCCTCGGTCGCCGTGATGAAGTGAGCGGTGTTGGCCATTCCCGTTCCTCCCGGTGTCGCCTCGCGGGTCGTGGTGGAGGGTTACCCCGTGGGCGCTTCGGCTACGCATCCGAGAAGTCGGCGATGATTCCCAGCGGCGGTATGTCCGCGACAGTGGCGGGACGCGCGCGAGCCGTCCCGGTGGGCGGGATCGGGCGAGCGGGACCCTTCTCCGCGTGCGAGCTGCCGGTGCCTGGCGTAAGCAGGGATTTCCGGCCGGAAGGAATCGAGGTGGGACGAATGGTGCTCGCTGCCGGGGAGACGACCGGCTATCTGGGGCCGATCGTGGCGCTGCTGTGCGCCGCGGGACTGATCGGTTACCTCAGCATCCGGCTGCGGATCGTGCCCATCGTGGGGTTCCTGTTGGCCGGGGTGTTGATCGGGCCGCATCAACTCGGACTGGTCTCGGATTCCGAAGTGGTCCGCGCGGCGGCCGACATCGGTGTGATGCTGCTGCTGTTCACCATCGGCATCGAGTTCTCGCTGGACCGCATGGCCTCGATACGGCGTTACGTGCTGCTGGGCGGTGGGCTGCAGGTCGTGCTCACCGTAGGGCTCACCACGGCGGTGTCGCTGCTCTTCGGCGTCGAGTGGCGTCCCGCGCTGCTCACGGGGCTGCTCGTGGCGCTGTCCTCCACCGCGATCGTGCTCAAGGTGTTGTCCTCGTCGGGGCGCACCACCACGACGGTGGGCGGGACCTCGATCGCGACGTTGATCTTTCAGGACCTGGCCGTGGTGGTCATGGCGCTGCTCGTGCCGCTGCTCGGCACGGGCTCCGGCGGCGGGGTGCTGGAGCTGCTGCGTGCGTTGGGAACCGCGCTCGTGGTGCTGGTGGTGGTGCTTGTGGTGGCGCGCAAGGTGATGCCACCACTGCTGGAACGCGTGGCGCGGACCTGCTCGCCCGAGGTCTTCCTGCTGGCCGTGGTGGCCATCGGTCTCGGAACGGCCTGGCTGACCTCGCTGGCCGGGGTGAGCGTGGCGCTCGGTGCCTTCCTGGCGGGACTCGTGGTCAGCGAGTCCAAGCACAGTTCACACGCGCTCGGCGAGGTGCTGCCGCTGCAGATCCTGTTCAGCGCCACGTTCTTCGTCTCCATCGGGATGCTGGTGGACCTGCGCGCCGTGCTGCGGATGTGGTGGCTGATCCTGCTGCTGGCCTGCGCGGTCGTGCTGCTCAAGGTGATCACCGGCGGAGTCGCGTTGTTGGCACTGCGGGTCGGGCTGCCCACGGCGGTGGCGGGTGGATTCCTGCTCGCCCAGGTCGGTGAGTTCTCGTTCGTGCTGCAGAGCGCTGGGCGCGCGGCCGGAGTGGAGCCGTTGGGGATGGGGGCCGACGGCGAACAGGTACTGGTGGCCGTGACGGTGACGCTGATGATTCTCACCCCTGTGCTGGCCGCTCTCGGCGAACGGTTCGCCGAGGTGCTGCGGCGGCGCCGTCCCACCGGGGAAACGGCGGCGGTGGAACCGGAGGGCGCCGTGGGAGGACATGTGATCGTCTCCGGGTGGGGAGAGGTCGCCGCCGCGCTGACCACCGAGCTGCGTGCGCGGGACATTCCGGTGGTGGTGATCACGCTCGGCCCCGAGCTGGCCGCGGACGCCGAGCAGCGTGCCGACCGGGTGGTGCGGGGTGACTCCACGCACGGCAACGTGCTGCACGAGGCCGGGCTGGCGACGGCGCGGTTGGTGGTCATCTGCGAGAACTCGGGGGAACAGGCCGCCCGAATCGCCGCCGTGGTCGCGCGGTTCGCACCGGAGACGTCGATCGTGGTGCGTCCGACCGATCGTGCCGGTGCGGAGGAACTCGTGCCTGCCGGGGTCGATCGGATCGTCGACACCGTCGGCGCCGTGGCTCACCCGCTGACCGACACCGTGCTGCGGCGGCTCGGGCGGCTCGATTCCGCCGGTTACCCGGACCCGAACACCCCGGTGGACTTCCGATTCGATCCGGCCACCGCCTGTCCGCACACCACCGAGATCGAGCCGGTGCTGCCGTCCTCGGCGGGTTGTACCGAGTGCCTGCGGCTCGGCGAGCGCGACTGGGTTCACCTGCGGACGTGTCTGCACTGCGGCAACGTGGGGTGCTGCGATTCTTCGCCGCACCGGCACGCCAGTGCGCACGCGGACACGTGCTCGCATCCGATCGTGGCCTCGGCGGAACCGGACGAGGACTGGGCGTGGTGCTACTTCGACCTGGCCAGACTGGAGCGTTCCCCGACGCGGTGATCCGTCCCCGGTCGCCGGACTCCCGACCCGGCTGCCGTGGGACCTCGGGCGGTGCTCACTCGGGAAGCACCCGGGCACTGCTCATTCGGGTGTGCACCCGTTCGGTCGACCCGCTCCGCGTGCCCGGCGTCCCGCCGTGTGGTTGTGGTTCACACCGCTACGCGAAGCGGGTGAGTTTGCGTCGGGCTGTTGCCCTCGATCCGGCGAGTGATCACGCTGAGGGAGTGAGCGCAGATCGTGCGGAGGCGGTGACGTCCGCCCCGGGTGCGGCGCCCCGGCGCGGCGCCGGCCGCCGGGACGGCATCGCACCGCCCGCAACCGACTACCGTGCTACCGGTGTCGTGTCCGCCCGACCGGTCGTGCTGGCGCGGCTGGTCTCCGCGCTCGTTCGGGAGGGACTGCTCGATCCCGAGCACGCCGCCCGGTGCGGACTCCGCATCCCGCTGTCCCGGGTTACCGCCACGGGCAGACTCGCTCCCACCGGGCCGATCACGTTGTCGGAAGGCACGGCACAGCCACGCACGCTGCGCGATCCAGCGGAACTGCTCGATGCGCTGCTGCGGCTGGAGCTGCTCGCGGGGGACCCGGACGCATGGCAGCGGCTTCGCGCCGATGTCGCGGAGAGCGTGGCGGCGCTGGCGCGTGCGCTGCGTGCCGAACGAGCGCGTGCCCGCGAACTCCGCGATTCAGTGTCCGCCGTGGACGTCCGGTGTCGACCGTTCACCGCACTCCTCGGGGCGCTGCGCACGAGGCACGGCTCCGAGGATTCACTGCTGAGCTCCTTCGAGCAGTGGGTGATCGACGGGCACCCGATGCAGCCCGTGGCCAAGGTCAGATCCGGTCTCGGTGCGGCCGACGAGCACCGGTACGCTCCCGAGTTCGAGGTCGGGTTCGACATGCGGCTGGTGGCGGTGGCCCGGCACGCGGTATCCGGCGCTGATCACACCGGTGAGCTCGACGGTGCCGGGGCGATGTGGCGCGAGCTGCGCGCCGCCTTTCCGCGAGCGACCGAGGCAGCCGAGTCGGAGCTGCTCGAACGGGGGATTTCCCCCGCGTCGTACACGTTGATCCCGGTGCACCCGCACCAGCTGCGGTTCGCGATTCCGGAACTGCACGGGGAGGCCCTCGCCGCCGGAACCGCTGTGGTGCTCGACGCCACCGTCCCGGCGCGCCCGCTGATGTCGCTGCGCACGCTGGAGGCCCGGGAAGCCGGCCGCCCGCCGGGGTTGCAGGTCAAAACCGCCGTCGAGATACGGCTGACCGGCGCGGTGCGCGGGGTCTCACCGGGGGCGGTGGACAACGGCCCCGAGCTGTCCGCGCTGTTCGACCGCATCGTGTCGCGGGACCCCGACCTGTCACCTGTGGACGAGCACGGCCGACCGCGTTTCGCGGTGTGTCGGGAACTCGCCGCCGTCGGACACCGGCCCACCGGCTCGACGGGGGACGCGGATCGTGACAGGGCGCGTGCCCGTTCACTGGCGGCGGTGCTGCGCGAGCACCCGGGAGCGTCGATGGCCGGCGGTGAGGTGGCGCTGCCGGTGGCGGCACTGCTCGCCCGTTCCCCGCTGACCGGAAACAACGTGCTCGCCGATGTGCTGGCCGAACTGAACCCCGGCCTACGGAACGGCCGGGGGAACGGAGCGGAATCCGCTCTCGACACCGCGCGTCGCTGGCTGCGGCTGTACCTGGGGCTGGGGATGTTCCCGCTGCTCGCGCTGCTGGTGCGCTACGGCATCGCGCTGGAACCGCATCCGCAGAACACCGTGCTGGCGCTGCGCGACGGCCTGCCGCACCGGCTGTTCGTACGGGACATCGGCGGGGTTCGGGTGCTGTCCGAGCGGCTGCGACGGCGCGGTCACGAGTTCGCCCCGCACCGGGATTCCGCGCTGACGGGCACCGATGCCGCGGCGTTGCGCGACAAGCTGTACTTCCCGCTGTTCGGCAATCAGCTCGGCGAGCTCGTGGCCGCCGCTGCCGCGTCCACCGGCTGTTCGGAACAACCGTTGTGGCGGGTGGTGCGGGGGAGCGCCGCGGGTGTCTTCGAGCGGTTGCGAACCACGGCCGCCGACGAGGACGAGGTCGCGGACTGCGACTCCGACGCCGAGGCGTTGCTGGACCGGCCGTGGCGGCTCAAGACGATGCTGGGGATGCGGCTGGCCGGGCTGGTCACCGAGCAGCGCTACGTTTCCGCGCCGAACCCGCTGTCGGCGACATGACCCGCGAGGTCGCGTTCACCGGTGAGACCCCCCTCCCGGGGGGTTCGGGCTCGTTCGACGCCGATGAGCGAGCGATGCTGCGCGAGCTACGTGCCGAGGACGCCGAGTTGGCCGAGGACTGGGTGGCGGAACTGCCGGCAGCGCGGCGGG
This portion of the Actinopolyspora lacussalsi genome encodes:
- a CDS encoding PIN domain nuclease of toxin-antitoxin system (product_source=COG4374; cath_funfam=3.40.50.1010; cog=COG4374; pfam=PF01850; superfamily=88723): MVVLDASALLALTYREDGHEHVTEQLAAGAVISAVNWSEVSQKLTVQSGDAERIGEMLVATGLRIEPFGADDARRAARLYPHTRAAGLSLGDRSCLALAARFGRAALTADLAWKTIDGLVLDEELIQVDLIRG
- a CDS encoding hypothetical protein (product_source=Hypo-rule applied; superfamily=89447); the protein is MSIVSQLRHELGWGPETDLVEYSEGSRVIIEPRADMVRRIQDMALGARTESDSVVDDLLATRRSEAAVELHEIEGGH
- a CDS encoding siderophore synthetase component (product_source=COG4264; cog=COG4264; pfam=PF04183,PF06276; superfamily=48498), translating into MSADRAEAVTSAPGAAPRRGAGRRDGIAPPATDYRATGVVSARPVVLARLVSALVREGLLDPEHAARCGLRIPLSRVTATGRLAPTGPITLSEGTAQPRTLRDPAELLDALLRLELLAGDPDAWQRLRADVAESVAALARALRAERARARELRDSVSAVDVRCRPFTALLGALRTRHGSEDSLLSSFEQWVIDGHPMQPVAKVRSGLGAADEHRYAPEFEVGFDMRLVAVARHAVSGADHTGELDGAGAMWRELRAAFPRATEAAESELLERGISPASYTLIPVHPHQLRFAIPELHGEALAAGTAVVLDATVPARPLMSLRTLEAREAGRPPGLQVKTAVEIRLTGAVRGVSPGAVDNGPELSALFDRIVSRDPDLSPVDEHGRPRFAVCRELAAVGHRPTGSTGDADRDRARARSLAAVLREHPGASMAGGEVALPVAALLARSPLTGNNVLADVLAELNPGLRNGRGNGAESALDTARRWLRLYLGLGMFPLLALLVRYGIALEPHPQNTVLALRDGLPHRLFVRDIGGVRVLSERLRRRGHEFAPHRDSALTGTDAAALRDKLYFPLFGNQLGELVAAAAASTGCSEQPLWRVVRGSAAGVFERLRTTAADEDEVADCDSDAEALLDRPWRLKTMLGMRLAGLVTEQRYVSAPNPLSAT
- a CDS encoding hypothetical protein (product_source=Hypo-rule applied); protein product: MTARLPIPDYDEMPLSTLGHRIRSLTEDELNTLLEHERAHAARVPVIEQLTGRLNELRQGAEPTPGPEEEPSDVPGHSRSSSEVTPEPPRGKGRPTAHGTRSTTGKGIEHD
- a CDS encoding hypothetical protein (product_source=Hypo-rule applied; superfamily=56235; transmembrane_helix_parts=Inside_1_185,TMhelix_186_208,Outside_209_222,TMhelix_223_245,Inside_246_257,TMhelix_258_280,Outside_281_306,TMhelix_307_329,Inside_330_361); this encodes MASLGLVSDPDFPSHIAGSLGGDLPGLLDEQFDEESEWSVDVVRDPVAAGRSSGKEILDATERQRKLHGWDYAVAVTDLPLRKSGHPVLADIGSEHERVGVISLPSLGGLQPQRRARQLLISVLGELNGSERTDSGLQSGTTELLGPIRREGADSEAIAVRYRSTRRRGKLRLLSGMVRSNTPWRLVLGMSGALAAALGTSIFMLTSSTIWQMADMLGPWRRGVVLVVSVTVMTGWLIITHSLWEKPRYTADREQRMLYNSSTILTIMIGVGCLYVVLFAFNLAASLFLIDPELLSSTLGGTAGISNYLGLTWLVTSMGVTAGALGSGLEDDATVRRAAYGYREAQRRANQQQAEQRDQDG
- a CDS encoding hypothetical protein (product_source=Hypo-rule applied) is translated as MANTAHFITATEDDNPVLTVRDDRGAEVTELELPPTVSGPVEADDELLAAGWSRSADWTTADDGWVAPVVPA
- a CDS encoding CPA2 family monovalent cation:H+ antiporter-2 (product_source=KO:K03455; cath_funfam=3.30.40.10,3.40.50.720; cog=COG0475,COG1226; ko=KO:K03455; pfam=PF00999,PF02148,PF02254; superfamily=51735,57850; transmembrane_helix_parts=Outside_1_9,TMhelix_10_29,Inside_30_33,TMhelix_34_53,Outside_54_62,TMhelix_63_82,Inside_83_93,TMhelix_94_116,Outside_117_120,TMhelix_121_143,Inside_144_149,TMhelix_150_172,Outside_173_181,TMhelix_182_204,Inside_205_223,TMhelix_224_255,Outside_256_269,TMhelix_270_289,Inside_290_297,TMhelix_298_320,Outside_321_324,TMhelix_325_347,Inside_348_367,TMhelix_368_387,Outside_388_659) produces the protein MVLAAGETTGYLGPIVALLCAAGLIGYLSIRLRIVPIVGFLLAGVLIGPHQLGLVSDSEVVRAAADIGVMLLLFTIGIEFSLDRMASIRRYVLLGGGLQVVLTVGLTTAVSLLFGVEWRPALLTGLLVALSSTAIVLKVLSSSGRTTTTVGGTSIATLIFQDLAVVVMALLVPLLGTGSGGGVLELLRALGTALVVLVVVLVVARKVMPPLLERVARTCSPEVFLLAVVAIGLGTAWLTSLAGVSVALGAFLAGLVVSESKHSSHALGEVLPLQILFSATFFVSIGMLVDLRAVLRMWWLILLLACAVVLLKVITGGVALLALRVGLPTAVAGGFLLAQVGEFSFVLQSAGRAAGVEPLGMGADGEQVLVAVTVTLMILTPVLAALGERFAEVLRRRRPTGETAAVEPEGAVGGHVIVSGWGEVAAALTTELRARDIPVVVITLGPELAADAEQRADRVVRGDSTHGNVLHEAGLATARLVVICENSGEQAARIAAVVARFAPETSIVVRPTDRAGAEELVPAGVDRIVDTVGAVAHPLTDTVLRRLGRLDSAGYPDPNTPVDFRFDPATACPHTTEIEPVLPSSAGCTECLRLGERDWVHLRTCLHCGNVGCCDSSPHRHASAHADTCSHPIVASAEPDEDWAWCYFDLARLERSPTR